The genomic segment AACTGCATAATGAGAATAGGCATCGTTTGGAACAGCACCAGCGGGAGTGTGATGCGGAAGAACTGCTGCATCTTATTCGCGCCGTCGATGGTTGCCGCCTCATAAATATCCGCAGGGATGGCCGTCATATTGCTGGTAATCAATATCATACTATACGGAAAACCGATCCAAATATTGACCAACAGCATCGTAATCTTTGCCATAAACGGGTCGGAAAGCCACTTAATCGGTTCACTCAAAAGACCGAACTGCATCAGCGAGCGGTTGATGGGGCCGAATGTTCCGTTTAAAAGGTTCGCCCAAATGAACAAACTCAGCATAACCGGAATGGCGTACGGCAGGATAAACACGGTTCGGAAGAATTTCGGCAGCTTGATGCGCTTGTCGACAAGGATAACTGCGAATATCATACCGGTAAAATAACAGGTTGTGGTTGCAAAGAACGCCCAGATAACCGTCCACAGAGCGACGCGCCCGAAGGCGGAGAACCAGCTGTTTGCCATCTTTGAATTAAACATCGTGATAAAGTTTTCAAAACCGACCCAGTCGACAAGGTTGTTCGGCGGAATGTGCTTGGGTGATGAATAATTCGTAAAGGCAACCAGCGCCGAAAAGATGAGCGGCAAAACAGTGAAAAACAGCATCAACAGGATCGCAGGACTCAGTCCGAGATACGGAAACGCCGATTCGACAAACTTCTTGCGGGCTTCCGCCGCGGACGGATAACGCTGCTTTTCCACGATATAGGCCGCCGTTTTTTTGGCAGTGATCACGTTCGCAACATACACGCCGATAAACACGACGAGCAGCAATACGGTGATAAGGCCGCCGATCATCATGAAGATGGAATGATCCTTCATCTTGATGGGGACATTCGGTTTTTCATCTCCGAGTGTGATAAGGCCGATCAGACTCCGCACGATAGGGCCTTTTCCATTGAACTGCATAACCGTCTGATCAAAAAAGATCAAAAATAAGACCGCCAATTCCATCAAAGCGAAAAAGGCGCCGCGCACGTATTGCTTTAAATAGAGGATCTGACCGAGCCCCATAAAGCATGTCGATGCGGTTGACGTCTTTTTGATAATTGATTTGTCGATAACGGCGGCGCCTTGTAAGGTCGTTGTAGCCATTAAAACTCCTCCTATAAAAACTTTTGCAGGATGTTTAAACATCCGAAAAAGTTTTTAGTCGTGCGCATGTCCTGCAACGAGGAGCTTTGTTCCGAAGTTCAGGACGTCGCACCCGTAAATAATCGAGTTTGCACCGCAAACTTTACCGCCACGGATGGCGGTGGTTATAACAGAAGCGATATTTTGGCATTGCCAAAATTCGCCATCAACCGATGTACACGGAAGTTCATCGGTTGATGAGGTGTTCAAAAAAGATAAAGCCGCCGGGCTGTACCGTTTTATCCCTGCAGCGCAGGGAGAGGTATACCCGTGCCTTTTCATCTATTATCTGTGCGATTGATACCGGAGCCGTACCGCAATTGAGAATGAGGTCTATGCTCCGCGTAATCGGCATTTCCGCGCTTTCAACGGTCTCCGTAGTTTCCGCGGGTTCTACCATTTCGGCATACTTTTGCAAATGAATAATTCTATTCGGTTCGCTTTCGGTAAGCGGCACGTCATGCAGATATGAGTAACCGGAAGCGGTCATTGCCGGATGCGTATGGCGCAAAGCAATCAACTGCCGCATCATGCTTATCGGTTCGGCGTATTCACCTGCTTCGATAGCCTGCCACGGCATACAGCGGCGGCAATCGGGATCATGTCCGCCTGCAAGCAAAACCTCGCTGCCGTAATAGATACACGGCGAACCGGGCAGGCTCAACAGCAGGGCGTATTGCTGCCATACGGCGGACACATCGCCGCCGTTGCGGGTAAAAAGGCGCGGCGTATCATGGGAGTCCAGCAAATTAAACAGGCCTACGGTAACCGGTTCGGGATAGGCCGTAAAAACAGCGTTTATGTCCTGCTCCAAAGTCAGGGCAGGCAGCGTTTTATCGTAAAAGAATTTCCAAAAGCACAGCGCGAGCGGATAATTCATTACCGAGTCCAACTCGCCGCCGCGCAGCCACGGCAAGGCACTGCGCCATATTTCTCCGAGCAGGTAAAAGTCTTTTTTAAGACTGCGCATCCGCCGATAAAGCTGCCTGCAAAATGTGTGCGAAAGCTCATTCGCAACATCAAGCCGGAGCCCGTCAATATCATAACTGCGCACCCATGTTTCGCATACGTTCAGCAGATAATCGACGACGGCAGGATTATTGGTATTCAGCTTCGGCATCGTATCGACATACGCAAAAACGCTGTATCGTCCGCTCTTTCCATTTGTACCGGACGGTCGGCTTCGGCTCGCGGCGTTTTCACATTCCGGTTCCACAGCAGTTTCAAACGGCCATTCTTGTACGATAAACCAATCGAAATACGGCGAGGCTTTTCCGTTGCGAACGACATCCTGCCACAGTGCAAAGTCCCAGCCGCAGTGGTTAAAGACGCCGTCCAGCATCACTTTTATACCGCGTGCATGGGCTTCCTTTACCAGCGTATGCAGATCATCTGCGCTGCCGAATGCGGGATCGATATTCAGATAATCGGATGTGTCATACTTATGGACACTCGGCGAAGCATTAACCGGATTAAGATATAAGCCGGTAATGTTCAAATCGGCAAGATAGTCGAGCTTTTCGATAATACCCCGAAGCGTACCGCCATAGTGTTCATTGTTGGTAACGGCATCCTCGGCAGCAGGCCACGGCAGAGCATTCGGTTTCTGCGAGGCGGTATCCCTGCAAAACCGATCGGGAAAAATTTGATACCACACTGTGTGGGGTACCCAATCCGGTACGCGGACGCATTCGGCGCCGTCCAGCCACGGAAACTCAAAACCGGGAAAATTACCGGTTATTCGGCGCAGCGTAACAAGCTCATCTGCCGTGTAAAACCCGTTTTCCAGACAGTAGCGGACATCGCCTTCATCTTGACCGTGCAGTTCAAAGCAGTATTTACACCGTCCACAAGGAAGCGTAACCGTTACCTGCCACCATGTGTGATACGGAAGATCTTTTTTGCGGGTGATTTCCTGCCGTTTGCCTTCCCACGCCCAGCCGTCCGGTGTTACCGAACCGTCGAACGGATCTCCGTATACAATAAATACACGCCGTATGTCGCTGCCGGTTTTAAGGCTGATCATAAGTTCATTTTCATTGAGCGGATAACAAAAATTATCCGTACTGCGATGTTCTATTGCCGAAAACTGCATACCAAGCACCTATATCCAAGGAAACTGTCCAAAAACTGTTTCGCAATTCGCTTTAGCGGATATAACGAATAATTTCCTTACAGAAAAAGTCGATAGGCTTTCAGTTTTTGGACAGCCCCATGTCCTATTGTATCGACTCCATTGTAGCGGCAGCGGCATTCAGTTTTTCCGTAACATTGCCGCCGTCCCAGATATTCGTAAAAGTTGCATTCATTGCAGACCAGTATTTGCCCATTTCGGGAATGGTGGGCATCGGTGTTGCGTATTGCGCCTGCGCTAAAATACCTTGGCTTAACGGATCGCTGATGGTGATATCGGAGCGGGGCGGAATTTGCTTGGTCATTTCATACCGTTTTTTCAATATCGGCTTTGAAGTAAGGAATTTTGCAAAGTCTTGCGCTTCCGCCGGATGATCACTGTAAGCGCTGACAAAGGCCATGCGAAGACCGGAGAACGATGCCGGAGGTTTGGTCATACCGGGAAATACCGGAATGGGTGCAATACCGTAGTTAAGGCCTGTTTTTGAAAAATCTGAGATCTTCCACGGGCCGGTAATAATCATCGCAGCTTTACCTTCCGTAAACGAGGAATTGCAGAAATCGTCGGTAATGTCACCTGATGGAACATCGAGCATCTTCTTGCGCAGGCTCTGGAAATAGGTTAAGCCGGTAATAGCATTGGGGCTATTGATGTTGTGCTGCTTGGGATCATCGCCGTTCGGACCAAAAAGCGGTGCGCCGAAGCCGCTCATAAAAATATAGTTAAAGTATGCGTTTCCGACACCCCAGACCAGCGCATATTTATTTTGAGCTTTATCGTTCCACGTCTTTGCAAACGATTCCATCTCTTCCCATGTTTTGGGAGCTTCCGGCAAAAGGTCTTTATTATAGAACAATGCGTAGGTTTCGATTGCAAGCGGATACCCGTAGTTTTTTCCCTCATACGCGGCGGATGTCAATGCAGCGGGGATAAAGTTGTCGAGGACTGACGCATCGTCAAAGGGGAGAATATGACCGCCTGCGACAAGGGCGCCGATATGATCGTGCGGTGCAACAAAGATATCTGCGCCGACACCTGCAGGGCCGTCCATTTCAATCTTTGTGCGCGCATCGGTCGACTGAACCGGTTCATACACAAAGGATACGTTCGGATGCGTTTTCTTGTATTCTTCCGCAGCGAACAACATAAAATCTTTTTCGGGGCCTTCGGATTCCCATATTTTAACGGTAACCGTTTCACCCTTCATATCGCCGGCTTTATCGTCCTTTCTCTCGGAACCTCCACCGCAGCTCGTAAGAGCAAGGAGAAGCACCAATGATACACAGGCAGAAAACCCTATCATTGCTTTTTTCATATAACACCTCCAGTCTGTTATAAAAAAAATCTACTCACTGCGAACAATAGCCGCAGTGTACGGATCAAGTATGATCCGATTTTGCTCAAATCGTATGCCGGAGGGCTGTGTAATACCGTCCGGCGATGCCGCCGCTCCGTCGACAAAAACGGTGGGGTTTTTTACTGTGTCGACGAGTGTAAAACAGTGTTCCGTTTCCGCCGCATTAAACAACAAAAACCACGTGCCGTCCGTCCAGTCGAGTGTGTACCCGAATGCCTGCCCGTACTGCATCTCCGTTTCGGACAATGCTCCGTCATCGCTCTTTGCGGCACATCGGTTACCGCTGCAATCCCCCGATGCAGCAACCGCTGCGTCTTCTGCAGGCAAAAACGCGGCGGCTTGTGCAATGCGTCCGGCATTTCCTATTCTAAACACGTCAAACCGTTTCCGCAACGCGATAAGCCCGCGCGTGTATGCGAGCAGCTCGGTGTAATCCTCATCGAGCGTCCATACAATACGGTTAACGCTGTCCGAAGCGTCATAGCTGTTGCGGACAAAAGCGCCGGTGCATTCTTCCGCTGCTCCGTGCACATTCGGCTTAGTACGGCCCCGCTCCTGTCCGGCGTGTAAGAATGCGATCCCTTGACAGGTAAGCGCCAGCGCGTTGCCGAGTTTGATACGGGCAATCAGCTCCTGCCGTTGCGAGGGGATACGTTCATCAAGCCCGGCATTATGGGCGATGCAGTCGTGCAGAGTAAGCCCGTCGTGGCAAACAAGGTACTGCACGTTATCACCCGGGCTGTCGGCGGTGTAATTGCACTGAGGTAACCCGATACAGTTGCAAAAGAGCTGTTTAAGATCGACATTGCCGCCGGTTAAAAAGCCCTTGCCTTCCTCGTTCATACCGCCTGCTTTCACCAAATCGCGGAATTCGTCGTTAAAGACGGCAACGCTGTCGGTTTGGGTCATGTACCGCTGATCCATACCGACGGTACCTTCGGCTCCGTTATACAGCTTCCAGCCTTCCCCGATGAACAGTACCGACGGATTAAGCTTCCTGCAGCAGTTGTACGCCTCCAGCACCGTCTCGGTATCGAGCAGTCCCATCAGATCAAACCGGAGACCGTCAACCTTATAGTTTTTCACCCAGTGTACAGCCGAATCGATAATGAGCTTTCGTACCATCAGCCGCTCCGAAGCAATATCGTTCCCGCAGCACGAGCCGTTGGTATAGCTGCCGTCGGGATTTGTCCGAAAGTAATAGCCCGGAACAATCGCATCGAAAAAATCGGTACGCGCAACATGATTATACACCACGTCGAGCACTACACCGAGTCCCGCCCGATGGCACTCATTGATCAGCTCCCGCAATTCGCGTACGCGGCTTTCGGGATTTTCAGGCTCGCTTGCATACCAGCCTTCGGGCGTAAAATAGTTGTGCGGATCGTAGCCCCAGTTATAGTTGTTGTTATGCACGGTACCGGCATCTTCATACTGCTGATTTGTCTCGTCCGTATAGTAAAAGTTCAGCACCGGCATCAGCTGAATATGCGTAATGCCCAGTTCGCGTAAGTAGGGGATTTTTTCGATAAAGGCTTTATATGTGCCGGGGATATTTCTAACGCCGGAGTCGGGGCTTGCGGTAAAATCGCGGACGGACACTTCGTAAATAATCGCATCCTCCCGTTTTTGCAAGGTGATATACGGATATTCCCGCTCCGGTTTGAGCGTTTCTTTTTGCAGGTTGATAATAGCGCCCCGTCCGATACTGCCGCTGTCGGTACAAGCAGCCATCGAGAGGCTGTACGGATCGAGCACAGTATGCGTTCCCGTTTCGTTTGACAGCGTGTAATCGTAAAAGAACAGTTCCGGATCCCGTTCCGCAAAGATGCCGCACCACAGACCGGTTACATCGTCATACCGAAGCGGAACCGTAAAAGCAGGTTCTGAATCACCGGCGTTTTGATAGAGGTTTACCGACACATCGCGGGAATTCGGCGCCCATAAAGAAAAACGGCAGCTTTGAGCGGCGGCATCATACACAGCGCCGAGCTGCATATCGCGAGGCGGAATTGTCTGTTCAAGAGTTTTGACAAGTGTTTCCATAAGTCTCCACATCGATACTTCATAATAGCATATTATCTCTTAAATCACCAATATATAAATATTTTTTCATTCGTGCGGCTTAATCTAAGACTGCGATCGGTTACTTTTAAAACCGTTTACATGCCAGTAATCATTACTAGAATAAAACGAGATGGCTATAATGTCAAATAGAAATTCAAACATGGATTCCGCATTATAAATATTTTAAGCGATTGCCGCCTTCCTATGCGAAATTTTGAACAAAATTTCGCATATTTTTTTGAGTGGGCGGGTAAACGCATCAGGCAGAGTAGATAAAAAGCGCAGCCCCAATGGTTCTGCGGGAAACACGAACATTGTACTTCCTTGTACAATATTCGTGTCAAGTTTTTCTAGCGAAAAACTTGCTGCTGATTAGTATCACCGCCGTCCGTGGCGGATATGAAAAAACGGCCTGACGCGTTTACCCTGACAACCTATCAATGCAAGATTGACAGAATCGTAAATTCACGGCACAATATCCTTTCGTAATGCTAGTAAGATATACTCGAAATACAACGAATAAAAAACTGTCAAAAGCGCTTATATATACGGCAGCAGAGCATTCCATCGATCCCCGTAAGGTAGACAGCGAGGCTATCCGAATCATCAGCGGGCTGTATAATGCTGGCTATGAAGCTTATATTGTCGGCGGCGCTGTCCGTGACTTGCTTATCGGGAAAACACCTAAGGATTTTGATATTGCAACATCGGCGGAACCCGCCCGTATCCGTAAAATTTTTAAAAACTCCCGGCTTATCGGAAAGCGGTTCCGTTTGGTACATGTCTTTTACGGTCCCAAAATATACGAAGTTTCAACTTTTCGTTCGCTGGAAGAAGGCTCCGTCGGGAATAACTTCGGTACTATCGATGAGGATGTACGGCGCCGGGATTTTACCTTAAATGCGCTCTACTATGATCCGATAAAAAATATCATTGTCGATTATGTCGGCGGTGTGGAGGATATACGCAAAAAACGGCTGCATCCGATTATCGACCTTTCCCATATCTTTGTAGAAGACCCTGTGCGGATGATCCGTGCGGTCAAATATGCAACCGCTACCGGCGCCGCAATCCCGCTGCTTCTCCGCTGCCGGATTCACCGTGATGCACCGCTGATTGAATATGTATCTCCGTCCCGGCTAACCGAAGAAATCGGTAAAATACTGGTGAGCGGTCATGCGGCAGAGATTTTTAAAATGCTTTTGCATTATCGGCTTTTTCTCTATTTACAGCCTTCCGCATTCTCATTTATGGAAGATTCACCTCATTTTTCCGAACATTATTTTGCCGGTATGGAAGAACTTGATGGATTAATTGCAGAACATAAAATCCAACGGCAAGGGCAGGCGCTGGTATACCTGATCCGCGATTTTTTACAGCTAATCACTAATTGGAAGGAAGAGCCGCGGGCAGTTTATAAGGCGGTTTATGCCGAATGCCGCCATTTTGTCTTACCGATGAATCCCCAGCGGATTGAACTTGAATACGCAGTAAAATACTGTCTCCGGAAGGGGGGATTGGATATACGGCTCACCGGCGCCACAAAAGCAAAAGAAGCGCCCAAACGCCGCCCGCGAGGCGCTATACGCCAAAACACTCCCGCAAAGCAGGGGGCACGCGTATCGGGAACACGCAATTCCAGACCCGCCGCTTCGCCTACTGAAGAAAAACAGTAGTCAGCCACGGAATATAGGTAACCAGCAGCAAAATAATACTTTGAATGCCGAGAAAGGGGAGAATATTCTTTACTATCTTGATAACAGGCTTATTGAACGTATAACTCGCGATGAATAAGTCCATTCCGATCGGCGGTGTTAAAAAACCGAGTGCAAGATTCATCAAGAAAATAACGCCGGTATGTATGGGATGAATACCGAAGGATTCGGCAATCGGCATAACAAGCGGAGACACAACCAAAATTGCCGAATACAAATCCATAATACAACCGACAAAAATCAGCAGTACATTTAACAGCAGCAAAAATACATATTTTGAATGTATATAGGTTTGTACAATGTCTGTCAAAATCGCCGGCACATTCGCATCGATTAAATAATAGGCCAATCCTTTCGCTGCACCGATGATAATAAGAACACCGCCTGCAACCGGGATACTTTTCAATATGAACGCGGCAGCTTGTTTCCATGAAAAATCTCTGCGGATGATAACTTCCAATACACAGGTATAAAGCACGGTAAAAGCTGCCGTTTGGAGGAGCGAAAACAGCCCGGAAAAATAAAGGACGATAATAAAAACCGGCAGCAGAAGCTCAAAAAAACTGCCGAAAAACGCCGTTTTTAGAGCAGCCCATGAAAACGGTATTCTCATTTTTGAACGATCCCGTATTACGCCGATAACGATCATCGAAAACGTCAGCAAGATACCCGGAAGGACGGCTCCTTTAAATACATCAAAAATATCAACCGTCATAATATTGGTTACGCCGAAGATAATGATCGCCATACTGGGAGGGAAAAGAATACCGAGGGAACCGGAAGCGGTAATCAGCGATTCGGAATCATCTTTTGAATAGCCGTTTCCGGTTAAAATCAAACTGATAAGCGGGCCGAGTGCTAAAATGGTTACGCCCGAAGCGCCGGTAAAAGTTGTAAAAAAAGTGAGCACAAGAACGGAGGAAATAATAACGCCGCCCCTAATCCAGCCGACGCTGCCGCGAACCAGTTCCATGAGCCGCCGTCCGGCGCTCCCTTCTGCAAGCAAGCAGCCCGCAATGGTAAAGAGCGGAATAGCTGCGATGCTTGTATCGGTTAAAATGTGATACATTTCCAAAGGGATCACATCAACATACCCGCCGCCTTGGCTGAATGCCGTATAGGTAATACCAAGCAATACGATAAAAAGCGGCAAGCTAAAAAGCGCGGCTGCGATCAATACCAGAATAATCGGAAGCAGCAACGGAGCGCTCAAAGACTGCCAAAACAACACGCACGAGGTCAGCAGAGGAATATCGCTGCCTAAGAGCGTATATACGATCGTTGCGATGGAACCGCAGCTGATAAAAAGACCGGTAATCAGCCCCACCATGGACGACACAAGCATATTTTTCTTTTTTAA from the Treponema vincentii F0403 genome contains:
- a CDS encoding carbohydrate ABC transporter permease encodes the protein MATTTLQGAAVIDKSIIKKTSTASTCFMGLGQILYLKQYVRGAFFALMELAVLFLIFFDQTVMQFNGKGPIVRSLIGLITLGDEKPNVPIKMKDHSIFMMIGGLITVLLLVVFIGVYVANVITAKKTAAYIVEKQRYPSAAEARKKFVESAFPYLGLSPAILLMLFFTVLPLIFSALVAFTNYSSPKHIPPNNLVDWVGFENFITMFNSKMANSWFSAFGRVALWTVIWAFFATTTCYFTGMIFAVILVDKRIKLPKFFRTVFILPYAIPVMLSLFIWANLLNGTFGPINRSLMQFGLLSEPIKWLSDPFMAKITMLLVNIWIGFPYSMILITSNMTAIPADIYEAATIDGANKMQQFFRITLPLVLFQTMPILIMQFAANINNFGAVFFLTAGGPNLDDSIQTKAGATDLLISWIYKLTYDTPTLYNLASVLSILVFVVLVPFAVYNFTHTKAFKEGEL
- a CDS encoding glycoside hydrolase family 13 protein; translation: MQFSAIEHRSTDNFCYPLNENELMISLKTGSDIRRVFIVYGDPFDGSVTPDGWAWEGKRQEITRKKDLPYHTWWQVTVTLPCGRCKYCFELHGQDEGDVRYCLENGFYTADELVTLRRITGNFPGFEFPWLDGAECVRVPDWVPHTVWYQIFPDRFCRDTASQKPNALPWPAAEDAVTNNEHYGGTLRGIIEKLDYLADLNITGLYLNPVNASPSVHKYDTSDYLNIDPAFGSADDLHTLVKEAHARGIKVMLDGVFNHCGWDFALWQDVVRNGKASPYFDWFIVQEWPFETAVEPECENAASRSRPSGTNGKSGRYSVFAYVDTMPKLNTNNPAVVDYLLNVCETWVRSYDIDGLRLDVANELSHTFCRQLYRRMRSLKKDFYLLGEIWRSALPWLRGGELDSVMNYPLALCFWKFFYDKTLPALTLEQDINAVFTAYPEPVTVGLFNLLDSHDTPRLFTRNGGDVSAVWQQYALLLSLPGSPCIYYGSEVLLAGGHDPDCRRCMPWQAIEAGEYAEPISMMRQLIALRHTHPAMTASGYSYLHDVPLTESEPNRIIHLQKYAEMVEPAETTETVESAEMPITRSIDLILNCGTAPVSIAQIIDEKARVYLSLRCRDKTVQPGGFIFFEHLINR
- a CDS encoding sugar ABC transporter substrate-binding protein — encoded protein: MKKAMIGFSACVSLVLLLALTSCGGGSERKDDKAGDMKGETVTVKIWESEGPEKDFMLFAAEEYKKTHPNVSFVYEPVQSTDARTKIEMDGPAGVGADIFVAPHDHIGALVAGGHILPFDDASVLDNFIPAALTSAAYEGKNYGYPLAIETYALFYNKDLLPEAPKTWEEMESFAKTWNDKAQNKYALVWGVGNAYFNYIFMSGFGAPLFGPNGDDPKQHNINSPNAITGLTYFQSLRKKMLDVPSGDITDDFCNSSFTEGKAAMIITGPWKISDFSKTGLNYGIAPIPVFPGMTKPPASFSGLRMAFVSAYSDHPAEAQDFAKFLTSKPILKKRYEMTKQIPPRSDITISDPLSQGILAQAQYATPMPTIPEMGKYWSAMNATFTNIWDGGNVTEKLNAAAATMESIQ
- a CDS encoding alpha-amylase family glycosyl hydrolase; translated protein: METLVKTLEQTIPPRDMQLGAVYDAAAQSCRFSLWAPNSRDVSVNLYQNAGDSEPAFTVPLRYDDVTGLWCGIFAERDPELFFYDYTLSNETGTHTVLDPYSLSMAACTDSGSIGRGAIINLQKETLKPEREYPYITLQKREDAIIYEVSVRDFTASPDSGVRNIPGTYKAFIEKIPYLRELGITHIQLMPVLNFYYTDETNQQYEDAGTVHNNNYNWGYDPHNYFTPEGWYASEPENPESRVRELRELINECHRAGLGVVLDVVYNHVARTDFFDAIVPGYYFRTNPDGSYTNGSCCGNDIASERLMVRKLIIDSAVHWVKNYKVDGLRFDLMGLLDTETVLEAYNCCRKLNPSVLFIGEGWKLYNGAEGTVGMDQRYMTQTDSVAVFNDEFRDLVKAGGMNEEGKGFLTGGNVDLKQLFCNCIGLPQCNYTADSPGDNVQYLVCHDGLTLHDCIAHNAGLDERIPSQRQELIARIKLGNALALTCQGIAFLHAGQERGRTKPNVHGAAEECTGAFVRNSYDASDSVNRIVWTLDEDYTELLAYTRGLIALRKRFDVFRIGNAGRIAQAAAFLPAEDAAVAASGDCSGNRCAAKSDDGALSETEMQYGQAFGYTLDWTDGTWFLLFNAAETEHCFTLVDTVKNPTVFVDGAAASPDGITQPSGIRFEQNRIILDPYTAAIVRSE
- the pcnB gene encoding polynucleotide adenylyltransferase PcnB, which gives rise to MLVRYTRNTTNKKLSKALIYTAAEHSIDPRKVDSEAIRIISGLYNAGYEAYIVGGAVRDLLIGKTPKDFDIATSAEPARIRKIFKNSRLIGKRFRLVHVFYGPKIYEVSTFRSLEEGSVGNNFGTIDEDVRRRDFTLNALYYDPIKNIIVDYVGGVEDIRKKRLHPIIDLSHIFVEDPVRMIRAVKYATATGAAIPLLLRCRIHRDAPLIEYVSPSRLTEEIGKILVSGHAAEIFKMLLHYRLFLYLQPSAFSFMEDSPHFSEHYFAGMEELDGLIAEHKIQRQGQALVYLIRDFLQLITNWKEEPRAVYKAVYAECRHFVLPMNPQRIELEYAVKYCLRKGGLDIRLTGATKAKEAPKRRPRGAIRQNTPAKQGARVSGTRNSRPAASPTEEKQ
- a CDS encoding TRAP transporter large permease subunit, with translation MRKTVNLFVLLLVGILIILPIVFFFISEIGGAPILDGERLIIHAVFIFACFAGMITSADNKQLSIEVFNLKLSDKLKVAVMRINNGITAAVLTAIFFACFPNILAVIDSADLLWGVPVRFIFCALPLMFFAQLFLCLKKKNMLVSSMVGLITGLFISCGSIATIVYTLLGSDIPLLTSCVLFWQSLSAPLLLPIILVLIAAALFSLPLFIVLLGITYTAFSQGGGYVDVIPLEMYHILTDTSIAAIPLFTIAGCLLAEGSAGRRLMELVRGSVGWIRGGVIISSVLVLTFFTTFTGASGVTILALGPLISLILTGNGYSKDDSESLITASGSLGILFPPSMAIIIFGVTNIMTVDIFDVFKGAVLPGILLTFSMIVIGVIRDRSKMRIPFSWAALKTAFFGSFFELLLPVFIIVLYFSGLFSLLQTAAFTVLYTCVLEVIIRRDFSWKQAAAFILKSIPVAGGVLIIIGAAKGLAYYLIDANVPAILTDIVQTYIHSKYVFLLLLNVLLIFVGCIMDLYSAILVVSPLVMPIAESFGIHPIHTGVIFLMNLALGFLTPPIGMDLFIASYTFNKPVIKIVKNILPFLGIQSIILLLVTYIPWLTTVFLQ